CTTGCGAGCGAACCATTCGACGAACGTGACGCGGTGCTCGTGAGCAACGTGGGCGACGGGCTCGTAGCGCAACCGCCATCCTGCCTCCTGCAGCCGCCAGCACAAGTCCACATCCTCGGCCACGTGCATCGACTCGTCGAATCCCTCGCAGTCCATCGCCACGGACCGGCGCAGCAACATCGCGGCGCTGGGTACGTAGGACACCGAGCTCCCGGCCCGCACTGCGGCTTCTCTGCGACCGAGATCGAGCGACGAGCGTGCGTGCTCGTATCGGGCCAGCGCACTGCCTTCGGGCTCGAGCGCGACGATGCGGGGTGCCACCAATGCCACAGCAGGATCCGAGAAATGACCGAGCATCACCTCGAGCCAGCCCTTGCGCGGCACGACGTCCGAATCCAGAAAGGCGACAAAATCAGTTGTAGCGCAGCGTAATCCAGTATTTCGCGCCGCAGCCGGTCCGCGTGAGCGCTCGTGCCGGAGCACCGTCACACTGCCCACACTGCACGCCATCCGCGGCACTGCGACCGGGATGTCGGACCCGTCGTCGACGATGATCACATGCAGCCCGTGCAACGCCGTGATCAGACGCTCGAGCCCGGCCTCGTTGTTCTTGAGGGGAACGACGACGGTGACGTCGGACGGCGACGGGATCGACATCGGGCGCGGGTTGCCGACTCCCGAGTCGAGAAGTTTGCGTGCGACGAGCGCGGACTGCGAGTCGGTCACTTCGATGAAACCGTCGCCGATCATCGCGGCCGCCGTCGGTGCGAGTGTGAGCATCCGTGTCGGCGAACCACCGATCAGGACGCGTCCTTCGGAGAATGTGCGTACGCGTGGATCGACTCTCACCCCGAAGCCATCAGGCAACCGACCTTCACCCATCAGGAGATCGTAAGCGGACAAGCCTCTGGTGTGTCGGCCACCCGCAAAATCGGACGGAACATACCTGCTGCCCGTTTCTTCGGAATCGACAGCGGGACGCTGAACAGGCGTTTCACCCAGGTCGGTCACGCGATCACTCCATGCTCGGAGGGACTCCATCTCCGCACCGCATCGCCGGCGCGGGCTCGAAGTAGGTCGAACGCTCGACGCCCCTCCTCCGGATCGGCCCCGGAGGGATCGCCGAGCACACCGTTTGCAGCGATCGATGCGACGCC
The nucleotide sequence above comes from Rhodococcoides fascians A25f. Encoded proteins:
- the mftF gene encoding mycofactocin biosynthesis glycosyltransferase MftF (Members of this protein family, MftF, are glycosyltransferases, members of PF00535 (glycosyl transferase family 2). The encoding gene is found as part of the mycofactocin cassette, in Mycobacterium tuberculosis, many other Actinobacteria, and occasional members of other lineages. Mycofactocin itself, a putative redox carrier, is a heavily modified derivative of the C-terminal Val-Tyr dipeptide of the mycofactocin precursor MftA (TIGR03969).); amino-acid sequence: MGEGRLPDGFGVRVDPRVRTFSEGRVLIGGSPTRMLTLAPTAAAMIGDGFIEVTDSQSALVARKLLDSGVGNPRPMSIPSPSDVTVVVPLKNNEAGLERLITALHGLHVIIVDDGSDIPVAVPRMACSVGSVTVLRHERSRGPAAARNTGLRCATTDFVAFLDSDVVPRKGWLEVMLGHFSDPAVALVAPRIVALEPEGSALARYEHARSSLDLGRREAAVRAGSSVSYVPSAAMLLRRSVAMDCEGFDESMHVAEDVDLCWRLQEAGWRLRYEPVAHVAHEHRVTFVEWFARKLFYGTGATPLSARHPGMVPPIAMSPWTLIACLLAASLTRIGLVGAAATLGVTVVRLRKMFVGLDQPTRIAAILAAEGFVAGLWQLASALCRHYWPITLLAVLLSSRIRKIALGLAVAEAFSDWSKHRELGGLDPVRYAFFKRADDIAYGAGLWKGALSARSIDALKPRLDG